A DNA window from Phoenix dactylifera cultivar Barhee BC4 chromosome 13, palm_55x_up_171113_PBpolish2nd_filt_p, whole genome shotgun sequence contains the following coding sequences:
- the LOC120112962 gene encoding uncharacterized protein LOC120112962 — translation MADENSSSGSNYISSDDDNIESEGNFEDEEAISIEIREILEDLIWEMSLDFGEDVNANMLDLLLEDINIEEDDDAESFTEDLFISMDDINVSNESGSDSNSDEESHRSSK, via the exons ATGGCCGATGAAAATTCTAGTTCAGGCTCCAACTACATTTCAAGCGATGATGATAATATTGAAAGTGAAGGTAACTTTGAAGATGAAGAAGCAATTTCAATTGAGATTCGAGAG ATTCTTGAAGATCTAATATGGGAGATGAGTCTAGATTTCGGTGAAGATGTGAATGCTAATATGCTTGACCTTTTGCTGGAAGACATTAATattgaggaagatgatgatgcagagtCTTTCACTGAAGACCTATTTATTTCAATGGATGATATCAATGTTAGCAATGA ATCTGGTTCTGATTCAAACTCAGATGAGGAAAGTCACAGGTCAAGCAAATAA